In Paracoccus methylovorus, a genomic segment contains:
- a CDS encoding branched-chain amino acid ABC transporter permease, producing MVLVFLSQLLNGLLDGFYYMLIALGLSLIFSLGGIVNLAHGAFFTLGAYLALVLTPHIGFFGALIVGPLIAAVLAILMERFLFTRFYREDPLYSLLLTFGIAMIIEQSLRWYFGATPRAYSMPTELRGQVFMGDFVYSRYRMFLIAVAVVVVSAVWVLLNRTAFGRIVRAGIQNPDILGTLGISLRPYLSAVVAIAIAIAAIAGVLMAPLQPIHPMMGVEVGTAAFVVVVIGGLGSFWGVVIAALLVGLVKGAMIGLGLSQYSMLAIYLLMFVVLLLRPRGLLGERITRFE from the coding sequence ATGGTTCTGGTTTTTCTCTCGCAGTTGCTGAACGGGCTGCTTGATGGGTTCTATTACATGCTCATCGCGCTTGGCCTGTCCCTGATCTTTTCGCTTGGCGGCATCGTTAACCTGGCGCATGGCGCGTTCTTCACGCTTGGCGCATATCTTGCGCTGGTTCTGACGCCCCACATCGGGTTCTTCGGGGCGCTGATCGTCGGCCCGCTGATCGCAGCCGTGCTGGCCATCCTGATGGAGCGGTTCCTGTTCACGAGGTTTTACCGCGAGGACCCACTTTATTCGCTGCTGCTGACCTTTGGCATCGCCATGATCATCGAACAGAGCCTGCGCTGGTATTTCGGCGCAACGCCTCGGGCCTACTCGATGCCGACCGAACTGCGCGGGCAGGTTTTCATGGGCGACTTCGTGTATTCGCGCTACCGGATGTTTCTGATCGCGGTGGCCGTCGTCGTCGTCTCGGCCGTCTGGGTGCTGCTGAACCGCACCGCCTTTGGCCGGATCGTGCGGGCAGGCATCCAGAACCCCGACATCCTCGGCACCCTTGGGATTTCCTTGCGGCCCTATCTGTCGGCAGTCGTCGCCATCGCCATCGCCATCGCCGCCATTGCAGGCGTCCTGATGGCACCGCTGCAGCCCATCCATCCGATGATGGGGGTCGAGGTCGGAACCGCCGCCTTCGTCGTCGTGGTCATCGGCGGCCTCGGTTCGTTCTGGGGCGTGGTCATTGCGGCGCTGCTGGTCGGTCTGGTCAAGGGCGCGATGATCGGCCTTGGCCTGTCGCAATACTCGATGCTGGCAATTTACCTGCTGATGTTCGTCGTTCTGCTGCTGCGCCCGCGTGGCCTGCTTGGCGAACGCATCACTCGCTTTGAATAG
- a CDS encoding branched-chain amino acid ABC transporter ATP-binding protein/permease encodes MKNLVIVAASLILLPILLQMLGLGANSAVEVVIYALAAMGLNILIGYTGLVSFGHGVWFGFAAYVAGLTALRFSNASMTIAILAAVVATALVAACIGFLVLRRRGVYFSLMTLALSAMGFQLAFRWTEVTGGENGLGGIERARILDNNLNFYVFVAILAFAVIAVLMRVLHSPFGSVLVSIRENEGRTRALGYEVQTYKLKAFVLSAAITGLAGALLLYKNRMTSAEPMSIIFSGELLAMVVIGGMRNFFGPLLGALFYILFREYLSMYTENWLFWFGLIFVGFVIFARQGLIGIGGQIRRALVPEKVTGAAMADRKTEKHPLPSAITSRDGGGGDVLVADSISKNFAALKAVDGVSLRVKDQTLHALLGPNGAGKTTAFNLLSGIIPTSGGKVSLLGQDISGQSADRISNLGLGRSFQITNLFPDLTVRENVRLAVQARHSSKTSMLQSTENVPEVRAKVDEMVKWVGLSGMEEARAGSLSYGGQRLLDLGLALATEPRILLADEPLAGLSVAERERVGLLIKDVSRHVPVLLVEHDIDRVFELADHVTVMADGKVLVDGTVEDAKNSKQVRDIYIGSGTSEVAASARQGQFVDEQILALDKVNLHYGKSHILQDVTFDLHKGEILALLGRNGAGKSSVLKAITGIVPPSSGSVQLMNHELAGNTSAQIARLGIGYVPQGRGLFAGMTVRENLELGRIRRQTGEGTHWSLDELLEYFPRLRERLDTPADSLSGGEQQMAAVARALSGDIRVLLLDEPFEGLAPAIVEQLFRTFDKLRDRLSIVIVDHNLDLALSLSDRTIVLERGRVLHEIESRRIAEDIELRREMLWM; translated from the coding sequence ATGAAAAATCTGGTGATCGTGGCGGCAAGCCTGATCCTGCTGCCTATCCTGTTGCAAATGCTGGGATTGGGCGCGAACTCGGCCGTCGAGGTGGTGATCTATGCACTTGCCGCGATGGGGCTTAACATCCTGATCGGCTATACCGGCCTTGTCTCTTTCGGGCATGGGGTCTGGTTCGGCTTCGCGGCCTATGTCGCGGGTCTGACCGCGCTGCGGTTCAGCAATGCCAGCATGACCATCGCAATCCTCGCCGCCGTCGTCGCAACTGCGCTGGTGGCTGCTTGCATCGGCTTTCTGGTCCTGCGCCGGCGCGGCGTCTATTTCTCGCTGATGACGCTGGCACTGTCCGCAATGGGCTTTCAGCTTGCCTTCCGCTGGACCGAGGTGACGGGCGGCGAAAACGGCCTTGGCGGGATCGAGCGCGCGCGCATTCTGGACAACAACCTGAACTTCTACGTCTTCGTCGCAATCCTGGCATTCGCCGTTATCGCGGTGCTGATGCGCGTGCTGCATTCGCCATTTGGTTCGGTTCTCGTCTCGATCCGCGAGAACGAGGGACGCACCCGGGCACTTGGATACGAAGTGCAAACCTACAAGCTGAAGGCTTTCGTGCTTTCGGCGGCAATCACCGGCCTCGCAGGCGCGCTGCTGCTTTACAAAAACCGCATGACCTCGGCCGAGCCGATGTCGATCATCTTTTCGGGCGAGCTTCTGGCGATGGTCGTCATCGGCGGGATGCGCAACTTTTTCGGACCGCTGCTGGGGGCGCTGTTCTATATCCTCTTCCGCGAATACCTGTCGATGTATACCGAGAACTGGCTGTTCTGGTTCGGCCTGATCTTCGTGGGCTTCGTGATCTTCGCACGGCAGGGCCTGATCGGCATCGGCGGGCAGATCCGCCGGGCGCTGGTGCCCGAAAAGGTCACCGGCGCCGCGATGGCCGACCGCAAAACGGAAAAGCACCCCTTGCCCTCGGCGATCACCTCGCGCGATGGCGGTGGCGGGGATGTGCTGGTCGCGGATAGCATTTCCAAGAACTTCGCCGCGTTGAAGGCGGTCGACGGCGTGTCCCTTCGCGTCAAGGACCAGACGCTGCATGCGCTTCTGGGTCCCAACGGGGCGGGCAAGACCACGGCCTTCAACCTTCTGTCGGGGATTATCCCGACCAGCGGCGGCAAGGTTTCGCTGCTGGGTCAGGACATCTCGGGGCAATCGGCCGACAGGATCTCGAACCTTGGGTTGGGCCGGTCGTTCCAGATCACCAACCTGTTTCCCGACCTGACCGTGCGCGAGAACGTCCGCCTTGCCGTGCAGGCCCGCCATTCCAGCAAGACCTCGATGCTGCAAAGCACCGAAAACGTGCCCGAGGTCCGTGCGAAGGTCGACGAGATGGTGAAATGGGTCGGCCTGTCCGGGATGGAGGAAGCGCGCGCGGGTTCGCTGTCCTATGGCGGGCAGCGGTTGCTGGACCTAGGCCTTGCACTGGCAACCGAGCCGCGCATCCTTTTGGCGGACGAACCGCTTGCCGGTCTTTCGGTGGCCGAGCGTGAGCGCGTGGGCCTGCTGATCAAGGATGTCTCGCGCCACGTGCCGGTTCTGCTGGTCGAACACGACATCGACCGGGTGTTTGAACTGGCGGATCATGTCACCGTCATGGCCGACGGCAAGGTGCTGGTCGATGGCACCGTCGAGGATGCGAAAAACTCCAAGCAGGTGCGCGACATCTATATCGGGTCGGGCACCAGCGAGGTTGCGGCCTCGGCGCGGCAAGGGCAGTTCGTGGATGAACAGATCCTCGCGCTGGACAAGGTGAACCTGCACTATGGCAAAAGCCATATTCTGCAGGACGTCACCTTCGACCTGCACAAGGGCGAGATCCTGGCGCTGTTGGGTCGCAACGGGGCGGGAAAATCCTCGGTCCTGAAGGCGATTACCGGCATCGTTCCCCCGTCCTCGGGCTCGGTGCAGCTGATGAACCACGAGCTTGCGGGCAACACCAGCGCGCAGATCGCGCGGCTGGGGATCGGCTATGTGCCGCAGGGGCGCGGGCTGTTCGCCGGCATGACCGTGCGCGAAAACCTGGAACTCGGCCGTATCCGTCGCCAGACCGGCGAGGGCACGCATTGGTCGCTGGACGAACTGCTGGAATATTTCCCGCGCCTGCGCGAGCGGCTGGACACCCCCGCCGACAGCCTGTCGGGCGGCGAACAGCAAATGGCCGCCGTGGCCCGCGCGCTGTCGGGCGACATCCGCGTGCTTTTGCTGGACGAACCTTTCGAGGGTCTGGCGCCGGCCATCGTAGAGCAGTTGTTCCGCACTTTCGACAAGCTGAGAGATCGTCTGTCGATCGTCATCGTTGACCACAACCTAGATCTGGCGCTGTCGCTTTCGGACCGCACCATCGTTCTGGAGCGCGGCCGCGTGCTGCATGAAATCGAATCCCGCCGCATCGCCGAAGATATCGAATTGCGTCGCGAAATGCTGTGGATGTGA
- a CDS encoding 3-hydroxyacyl-CoA dehydrogenase produces MSHIAIVGAGLIGRAWAFVFARAGFQVRVWDMNQTVLDNLDADIAAMIAQTEPFGQAGADPRATAANIKGVATLEQALDGAILVQESGPEVLSIKRELFARLDAIAGAQTILASSSSALLASSFAEGLPGASRCLVGHPVNPPHLVPVVEISPAPFTAPEVTQRARQIYAQAGQVPVMLKREIDGFILNRLQAVVLAESLRLIEQGYVDVQGLDDTIRHGLGRRWAFMGPMETINLNAPGGAVDYLGRYGPMMAGLAETSARDEAFTPTAAQAVGAAFSAISTPDTVRARQDWRDSELAALAQHLSSRAAQNNQE; encoded by the coding sequence ATGTCGCATATTGCCATCGTCGGCGCAGGGCTGATCGGTCGCGCCTGGGCCTTTGTTTTTGCCCGGGCGGGATTCCAGGTTCGCGTCTGGGACATGAACCAGACGGTGCTGGACAACCTTGACGCCGATATCGCGGCCATGATCGCGCAGACAGAACCCTTTGGACAGGCCGGCGCCGACCCCCGCGCCACCGCCGCAAACATCAAGGGCGTCGCCACGCTGGAACAGGCGCTGGACGGTGCGATCCTTGTGCAGGAAAGCGGCCCGGAAGTCCTGTCGATCAAGCGCGAACTTTTCGCGCGTCTGGATGCGATCGCGGGGGCGCAAACGATCCTGGCCTCCAGCTCTTCGGCACTGTTGGCCTCCAGCTTTGCCGAAGGGTTGCCCGGCGCCTCGCGCTGTCTTGTCGGTCATCCCGTCAATCCGCCCCATCTTGTGCCGGTGGTCGAGATTTCGCCCGCCCCCTTCACCGCGCCCGAGGTGACCCAGCGTGCCCGCCAGATCTATGCGCAGGCTGGGCAGGTCCCGGTCATGCTGAAGCGCGAGATCGACGGGTTCATCCTGAACCGCCTTCAGGCCGTTGTGCTGGCGGAAAGCCTGCGCCTGATCGAACAGGGCTATGTCGATGTGCAGGGCCTCGACGACACGATCCGGCACGGTCTTGGCCGTCGCTGGGCTTTCATGGGGCCGATGGAAACGATCAACCTCAACGCACCCGGCGGCGCCGTCGATTATCTTGGTCGCTATGGCCCGATGATGGCGGGCCTGGCCGAAACCTCGGCGCGGGACGAGGCGTTCACGCCCACTGCCGCCCAAGCCGTAGGTGCGGCGTTCAGCGCGATTTCGACCCCCGACACCGTTCGCGCCCGTCAGGACTGGCGCGACAGCGAACTTGCCGCGCTGGCACAGCATCTTTCGTCGCGCGCCGCCCAGAACAATCAGGAGTGA
- a CDS encoding BKACE family enzyme: protein MNLQGKVIITCAVTGAIHTPSMSEHLPVSASEIADAAVGAIEAGAAVVHLHARDETDGRPDQSIEAFRPFLGVIKQASNAVINITTGGAPTMSVAERIQPAKHYQPELASLNMGTMNFGLFPMLNRYEAQLKHQWERDYLGNKSIIFRNTFGDVEEIMTTLGANGTRFEFECYDTSHLYNLKHFFDNGLVKGPLFIQTVFGLMGGIGAHPDDVLHMKRTADRLFGDNYRWSVLGAGRNQLNIAAMAAAMGGHVRVGLEDNLWAGKGRLAESNAQQVRAARQIIEGLGLAVATPDEARELLALKGADRVNI, encoded by the coding sequence ATGAACCTTCAGGGTAAAGTCATCATCACCTGCGCCGTGACCGGCGCGATCCACACCCCGTCGATGTCCGAACATCTGCCGGTCTCTGCCTCGGAAATCGCCGATGCGGCCGTCGGCGCGATCGAGGCGGGGGCGGCGGTCGTCCACCTGCATGCGCGCGACGAAACCGACGGTCGCCCCGACCAGAGCATCGAGGCTTTCCGGCCCTTCCTTGGGGTCATCAAGCAGGCTTCGAACGCCGTCATCAACATCACCACCGGCGGCGCGCCGACCATGTCCGTGGCCGAACGCATCCAACCCGCGAAACATTATCAGCCCGAGCTTGCCTCGCTGAACATGGGCACCATGAACTTCGGCCTGTTCCCCATGCTCAACCGCTATGAGGCGCAACTGAAGCACCAGTGGGAACGCGACTATCTGGGCAACAAAAGCATCATCTTCCGCAACACCTTTGGCGATGTGGAAGAGATCATGACGACGCTTGGCGCGAACGGCACCCGGTTCGAGTTCGAATGCTACGACACCTCGCATCTTTATAATCTCAAGCATTTCTTCGACAACGGCCTCGTCAAGGGCCCGCTGTTCATCCAGACGGTGTTCGGCCTGATGGGTGGTATCGGCGCCCATCCCGACGACGTGCTGCACATGAAGCGCACCGCGGATCGGCTTTTCGGCGACAATTACCGCTGGTCCGTGCTTGGTGCCGGACGCAACCAGTTGAATATCGCGGCAATGGCCGCGGCGATGGGCGGTCATGTCCGTGTCGGGCTTGAGGACAACCTGTGGGCCGGCAAGGGACGGCTGGCGGAAAGCAACGCCCAGCAGGTCCGCGCCGCGCGCCAGATCATCGAAGGGTTGGGCCTTGCGGTCGCGACCCCGGATGAGGCGCGCGAACTCCTGGCGCTGAAAGGCGCCGACCGGGTCAACATCTGA
- the hisD gene encoding histidinol dehydrogenase, with protein sequence MAITYLKRGRSDSARAEDDRQTRETVEAALADIAARGDAAVRDMAAKFDGYTPESFRLSPEQIQELIATLTPREIEDIKFAQAQVRNFAQVQRDSMRDVEVETLPGVILGHKHIPVQAVGCYVPGGKFPMVASAHMSVLTAAVAGVPRIIAATPPFQGKPNAAVIAAMHFAGAHEIYVFGGIQAIGAMALGTETIAPVDMLVGPGNAFVAEAKRQLFGRVGIDLFAGPTETMVIADDTVDGELCATDLLGQAEHGYNSPAVLLTNSAQLAQATAAEIERLLAILPTAGTARKSWEDYGEIILCDTHEEMLQVANDIASEHVQVMTDRDDWYLENMTSYGALFLGPRTHVANGDKVIGTNHTLPTRKAGRYTGGLWVGKFIKTHTYQRVLTDEAAADIGRYCSRLCLLEGFVGHAEQANIRVRRYGGQNIAYGEAAE encoded by the coding sequence ATGGCAATCACCTATCTGAAACGCGGCCGCAGCGACAGCGCGCGGGCCGAAGACGACCGCCAGACCCGCGAGACGGTCGAGGCCGCACTGGCCGATATCGCCGCGCGCGGCGATGCGGCCGTGCGCGACATGGCCGCGAAATTCGACGGCTACACCCCGGAAAGCTTTCGCCTGTCCCCTGAACAGATCCAGGAACTGATCGCGACACTGACCCCGCGCGAGATCGAGGATATCAAGTTCGCGCAAGCGCAGGTTCGCAACTTTGCGCAGGTGCAGCGCGACTCGATGCGGGATGTCGAGGTCGAGACGTTGCCGGGCGTCATCCTTGGCCACAAGCACATCCCGGTGCAGGCGGTGGGCTGCTATGTCCCGGGCGGCAAGTTCCCGATGGTCGCCTCGGCGCATATGTCGGTGCTGACGGCAGCCGTCGCCGGTGTCCCGCGCATCATCGCCGCAACCCCGCCCTTTCAGGGCAAACCCAACGCTGCGGTGATCGCCGCCATGCACTTCGCCGGTGCACATGAGATCTATGTGTTTGGCGGCATCCAGGCGATCGGCGCCATGGCCCTTGGCACCGAAACCATCGCGCCCGTCGATATGCTGGTCGGCCCCGGCAACGCCTTCGTCGCCGAGGCCAAACGTCAACTGTTCGGGCGCGTCGGCATCGACCTGTTTGCCGGCCCGACGGAAACCATGGTCATTGCCGATGACACCGTGGATGGCGAGCTTTGCGCAACCGACCTGCTGGGACAGGCCGAGCATGGCTACAACTCGCCCGCCGTGCTTTTGACCAACTCTGCCCAACTTGCCCAAGCGACCGCAGCAGAGATCGAGCGGCTGCTTGCGATCCTGCCGACCGCCGGAACCGCCCGCAAGTCGTGGGAAGATTACGGCGAAATCATCCTCTGCGACACGCATGAGGAAATGCTGCAAGTCGCAAACGACATCGCCTCGGAACATGTTCAGGTCATGACGGACCGGGACGATTGGTATCTTGAAAACATGACCAGCTATGGCGCGCTGTTTCTTGGCCCACGCACCCATGTTGCGAATGGCGACAAGGTGATCGGGACCAACCACACACTGCCGACCCGCAAGGCCGGGCGCTATACCGGCGGTTTGTGGGTCGGGAAGTTCATCAAGACACATACCTATCAGCGCGTGCTGACCGACGAGGCGGCCGCCGATATCGGCCGTTATTGCTCGCGCCTGTGCCTGCTGGAAGGTTTTGTCGGCCATGCCGAGCAAGCCAATATCCGCGTTCGCCGCTATGGCGGCCAAAACATCGCTTATGGGGAGGCCGCCGAATGA
- a CDS encoding SDR family NAD(P)-dependent oxidoreductase, giving the protein MTPMPSFSLSGRTALITGAGRGIGKAIADVYAQAGAEVVLCARSMDEIAAVEAELTGAGLKARAISCDVTDVAAFRALVDGLDQLDIFVNNAGTNKPQPQMEVTEEDFDRITGLNLRAAFFALQAVTRRMKELGRGGSIINMSSQMGHIGAENRSVYCATKWGIEGLTKATAIEVAPLGIRINTICPTFIETPLTKPYFEDPAFGEHCKRMIKIGRLGQVDDIVGAALYLSSDASSLMTGSSILLDGGWTAE; this is encoded by the coding sequence ATGACTCCAATGCCCAGTTTTTCCTTGTCGGGCCGCACGGCGCTGATTACCGGCGCGGGTCGCGGGATCGGCAAGGCCATCGCCGATGTCTATGCACAAGCCGGCGCCGAGGTGGTCCTTTGTGCCCGCAGCATGGACGAAATCGCCGCCGTCGAGGCGGAACTGACCGGCGCGGGGCTGAAAGCGCGGGCGATTTCCTGTGACGTGACCGATGTCGCGGCCTTTCGGGCGCTGGTCGATGGGCTGGATCAGCTTGACATATTCGTCAACAACGCCGGGACCAACAAGCCGCAACCCCAGATGGAGGTGACCGAGGAGGACTTCGATCGTATCACCGGCCTGAACCTGCGTGCGGCGTTTTTCGCCCTTCAGGCTGTGACACGGCGCATGAAAGAATTGGGCCGGGGCGGCAGCATCATCAACATGTCTTCGCAAATGGGCCATATCGGCGCCGAGAACCGCTCGGTCTATTGCGCGACGAAATGGGGCATCGAAGGGCTGACCAAGGCGACGGCCATCGAAGTCGCGCCCCTTGGGATCCGCATCAATACGATCTGCCCCACCTTCATCGAGACGCCGCTGACCAAGCCCTATTTCGAAGATCCGGCCTTTGGCGAACATTGCAAGCGCATGATCAAGATCGGGCGTCTGGGCCAGGTGGACGACATCGTCGGTGCCGCACTTTACCTTTCCTCGGACGCCTCGTCGTTGATGACCGGCAGCTCTATCCTGCTGGATGGAGGCTGGACGGCCGAATAA
- a CDS encoding cell wall hydrolase produces the protein MLAGCSLTRRHSELECMERAMYFESNRSSRDGMIAVGSVVMNRVRSDQYPNTVCGVVGQKGQFAQGIMTRRMDTKGSPLIREAAKSVLRGERHPLIGNATFFHTAGYRFSYDNMHYVLVTGGNAFYEKRKNYLVTQPVPPRAIEGITGR, from the coding sequence ATGTTGGCAGGCTGTTCGTTGACCCGTCGGCACAGCGAATTGGAGTGCATGGAGCGGGCGATGTATTTCGAATCCAATCGCTCCAGCAGGGACGGCATGATTGCTGTCGGCAGCGTGGTCATGAACCGCGTCCGATCCGACCAATATCCCAACACGGTCTGTGGCGTTGTCGGACAGAAAGGGCAGTTCGCCCAAGGCATCATGACCCGCCGGATGGATACGAAAGGGTCGCCGCTGATCCGCGAGGCCGCAAAAAGCGTCTTGCGCGGTGAGCGTCATCCCCTGATCGGGAACGCGACGTTCTTTCATACTGCAGGATACAGGTTCTCCTATGACAACATGCACTATGTTCTGGTGACGGGCGGAAACGCCTTTTACGAGAAACGCAAGAACTACCTTGTGACCCAGCCAGTTCCTCCGCGAGCTATCGAGGGAATTACCGGCCGGTAG
- a CDS encoding SUMF1/EgtB/PvdO family nonheme iron enzyme gives MCGNGPPTVGVRTRKKTVARGPGISRWGRQKVIKGGSCLCQDSWCNRYRVAAQTFNEPDASTAHMGFRLVWSAVA, from the coding sequence ATGTGTGGGAATGGACCGCCGACAGTTGGCGTGCGAACCCGCAAGAAAACGGTTGCCCGGGGACCGGGCATCAGTCGGTGGGGCCGGCAAAAGGTCATCAAGGGCGGCTCATGCCTTTGCCAAGATTCCTGGTGCAACCGGTACAGGGTCGCAGCGCAAACCTTTAACGAACCCGACGCCTCGACCGCTCACATGGGATTCAGGCTGGTGTGGTCCGCCGTTGCCTGA